One genomic segment of Tripterygium wilfordii isolate XIE 37 chromosome 9, ASM1340144v1, whole genome shotgun sequence includes these proteins:
- the LOC120004927 gene encoding probable protein phosphatase 2C 22 isoform X1 yields the protein MEGGEVLGSADNGSSGESGRPPNPLAAAYRSCLSADRLPMPCKKSLVRHPSLVKIKTSEISVDAELVIHDDETEFVPIVRSGAWTDIGVRSYMEDVYVCLDNFMRDYENKSIIDRPSAFYGIFDGHGGKHAADFACYHLPRFIVEDEDFPRQIERVLVSAFLQTDTAFAEACSLDAALASGTTALVAVVLGRLLVVANAGDCRAVLCRRGKAVEMSRDHKPICSKERKRIEASGGSVSDGYLNGQLNVARALGDWHMEGMKGADGGPLSAEPEVMTKELTEEDEFMIIGCDGIWDVFRSQNAVDFARRRLQEHNDPVMCSKDLVEEALKRKSCDNLSVVVVCFQSQSPTILVAPRSRVQRSFSAEGLRELQSFLDSLNS from the exons ATGGAGGGAGGTGAAGTGTTAGGGAGTGCAGATAATGGGAGCTCGGGCGAGAGTGGTCGGCCGCCGAACCCTCTCGCCGCTGCTTATAGAAGCTGTCTTAGTGCTGATCGATTGCCGATGCCATGTAAGAAGTCGCTTGTTCGACACCCTTCTCTG GTTAAGATAAAGACGTCTGAGATTTCTGTTGATGCTGAACTTGTTATACATGATGATGAAACTGAGTTTGTTCCAATTGTCCGTTCTGGAGCATGGACTGACATTGGGGTTCGTTCATACATGGAAGATGTGTATGTCTGTCTTGACAATTTTATGCGCGATTATGAGAACAAGAGTATCATTGATAGGCCCAGTGCCTTCTATGGG ATATTTGATGGACACGGAGGAAAACATGCTGCTGACTTTGCCTGCTATCATTTGCCAAGATTCATTGTTGAGGATGAAGACTTCCCTCGGCAGATTGAAAGGGTACTTGTTTCTGCATTCTTACAAACTGATACTGCTTTTGCAGAGGCTTGCTCATTGGATGCTGCTCTCGCCTCTGGCACCACAGCATTAGTGGCTGTTGTTCTTGGGAG GTTGTTGGTTGTGGCTAATGCTGGAGATTGTCGAGCAGTTTTGTGTCGTCGTGGGAAGGCAGTTGAAATGTCTAGGGATCATAAGCCAATTTGCAGCAAGGAGAGAAAGCGCATTGAGGCTTCTGGGGGCTCTGTCTCTGATGGGTACCTTAATGGACAACTTAATGTGGCTCGTGCTTTGGGAGATTGGCACATGGAAGGCATGAAGGGTGCAGATGGTGGGCCACTGAGTGCGGAGCCTGAAGTTATGACTAAAGAACTCACTGAGGAAGATGAATTCATGATCATAGGGTGTGATGGGATCTGGGATGTGTTCAGGAGCCAAAATGCTGTGGATTTTGCTCGGCGAAGGCTTCAGGAGCATAATGACCCTGTCATGTGCAGCAAGGATCTTGTGGAGGAAGCTTTAAAGAGAAAAAGTTGCGATAACTTATCAGTCGTTGTGGTCTGCTTTCAATCGCAGTCTCCCACTATCCTCGTAGCTCCTCGTTCTAGGGTGCAAAGGAGCTTTTCTGCCGAGGGTTTAAGGGAGTTGCAAAGCTTCTTGGATAGCTTGAATAGTTGA
- the LOC120004927 gene encoding probable protein phosphatase 2C 22 isoform X2 yields the protein MEGGEVLGSADNGSSGESGRPPNPLAAAYRSCLSADRLPMPCKKSLVRHPSLTSEISVDAELVIHDDETEFVPIVRSGAWTDIGVRSYMEDVYVCLDNFMRDYENKSIIDRPSAFYGIFDGHGGKHAADFACYHLPRFIVEDEDFPRQIERVLVSAFLQTDTAFAEACSLDAALASGTTALVAVVLGRLLVVANAGDCRAVLCRRGKAVEMSRDHKPICSKERKRIEASGGSVSDGYLNGQLNVARALGDWHMEGMKGADGGPLSAEPEVMTKELTEEDEFMIIGCDGIWDVFRSQNAVDFARRRLQEHNDPVMCSKDLVEEALKRKSCDNLSVVVVCFQSQSPTILVAPRSRVQRSFSAEGLRELQSFLDSLNS from the exons ATGGAGGGAGGTGAAGTGTTAGGGAGTGCAGATAATGGGAGCTCGGGCGAGAGTGGTCGGCCGCCGAACCCTCTCGCCGCTGCTTATAGAAGCTGTCTTAGTGCTGATCGATTGCCGATGCCATGTAAGAAGTCGCTTGTTCGACACCCTTCTCTG ACGTCTGAGATTTCTGTTGATGCTGAACTTGTTATACATGATGATGAAACTGAGTTTGTTCCAATTGTCCGTTCTGGAGCATGGACTGACATTGGGGTTCGTTCATACATGGAAGATGTGTATGTCTGTCTTGACAATTTTATGCGCGATTATGAGAACAAGAGTATCATTGATAGGCCCAGTGCCTTCTATGGG ATATTTGATGGACACGGAGGAAAACATGCTGCTGACTTTGCCTGCTATCATTTGCCAAGATTCATTGTTGAGGATGAAGACTTCCCTCGGCAGATTGAAAGGGTACTTGTTTCTGCATTCTTACAAACTGATACTGCTTTTGCAGAGGCTTGCTCATTGGATGCTGCTCTCGCCTCTGGCACCACAGCATTAGTGGCTGTTGTTCTTGGGAG GTTGTTGGTTGTGGCTAATGCTGGAGATTGTCGAGCAGTTTTGTGTCGTCGTGGGAAGGCAGTTGAAATGTCTAGGGATCATAAGCCAATTTGCAGCAAGGAGAGAAAGCGCATTGAGGCTTCTGGGGGCTCTGTCTCTGATGGGTACCTTAATGGACAACTTAATGTGGCTCGTGCTTTGGGAGATTGGCACATGGAAGGCATGAAGGGTGCAGATGGTGGGCCACTGAGTGCGGAGCCTGAAGTTATGACTAAAGAACTCACTGAGGAAGATGAATTCATGATCATAGGGTGTGATGGGATCTGGGATGTGTTCAGGAGCCAAAATGCTGTGGATTTTGCTCGGCGAAGGCTTCAGGAGCATAATGACCCTGTCATGTGCAGCAAGGATCTTGTGGAGGAAGCTTTAAAGAGAAAAAGTTGCGATAACTTATCAGTCGTTGTGGTCTGCTTTCAATCGCAGTCTCCCACTATCCTCGTAGCTCCTCGTTCTAGGGTGCAAAGGAGCTTTTCTGCCGAGGGTTTAAGGGAGTTGCAAAGCTTCTTGGATAGCTTGAATAGTTGA
- the LOC120004927 gene encoding probable protein phosphatase 2C 57 isoform X3, whose product MEGGEVLGSADNGSSGESGRPPNPLAAAYRSCLSADRLPMPCKKSLVRHPSLIFDGHGGKHAADFACYHLPRFIVEDEDFPRQIERVLVSAFLQTDTAFAEACSLDAALASGTTALVAVVLGRLLVVANAGDCRAVLCRRGKAVEMSRDHKPICSKERKRIEASGGSVSDGYLNGQLNVARALGDWHMEGMKGADGGPLSAEPEVMTKELTEEDEFMIIGCDGIWDVFRSQNAVDFARRRLQEHNDPVMCSKDLVEEALKRKSCDNLSVVVVCFQSQSPTILVAPRSRVQRSFSAEGLRELQSFLDSLNS is encoded by the exons ATGGAGGGAGGTGAAGTGTTAGGGAGTGCAGATAATGGGAGCTCGGGCGAGAGTGGTCGGCCGCCGAACCCTCTCGCCGCTGCTTATAGAAGCTGTCTTAGTGCTGATCGATTGCCGATGCCATGTAAGAAGTCGCTTGTTCGACACCCTTCTCTG ATATTTGATGGACACGGAGGAAAACATGCTGCTGACTTTGCCTGCTATCATTTGCCAAGATTCATTGTTGAGGATGAAGACTTCCCTCGGCAGATTGAAAGGGTACTTGTTTCTGCATTCTTACAAACTGATACTGCTTTTGCAGAGGCTTGCTCATTGGATGCTGCTCTCGCCTCTGGCACCACAGCATTAGTGGCTGTTGTTCTTGGGAG GTTGTTGGTTGTGGCTAATGCTGGAGATTGTCGAGCAGTTTTGTGTCGTCGTGGGAAGGCAGTTGAAATGTCTAGGGATCATAAGCCAATTTGCAGCAAGGAGAGAAAGCGCATTGAGGCTTCTGGGGGCTCTGTCTCTGATGGGTACCTTAATGGACAACTTAATGTGGCTCGTGCTTTGGGAGATTGGCACATGGAAGGCATGAAGGGTGCAGATGGTGGGCCACTGAGTGCGGAGCCTGAAGTTATGACTAAAGAACTCACTGAGGAAGATGAATTCATGATCATAGGGTGTGATGGGATCTGGGATGTGTTCAGGAGCCAAAATGCTGTGGATTTTGCTCGGCGAAGGCTTCAGGAGCATAATGACCCTGTCATGTGCAGCAAGGATCTTGTGGAGGAAGCTTTAAAGAGAAAAAGTTGCGATAACTTATCAGTCGTTGTGGTCTGCTTTCAATCGCAGTCTCCCACTATCCTCGTAGCTCCTCGTTCTAGGGTGCAAAGGAGCTTTTCTGCCGAGGGTTTAAGGGAGTTGCAAAGCTTCTTGGATAGCTTGAATAGTTGA
- the LOC120004928 gene encoding V-type proton ATPase subunit c''1 — protein sequence MSGSAVVGDPSSWSQALVRISPYTFAAVGIAISIGVSVLGAAWGIYITGSSLIGAAIKAPRITSKNLISVIFCEAVAIYGVIVAIILQTKLESVPASQIYAPESLRAGYAIFASGIIVGFANLVCGLCVGIIGSSCALSDAQNSTLFVKILVIEIFGSALGLFGVIVGIIMSAQATWPTNA from the exons ATGTCAGGATCTGCAGTGGTAGGAGATCCAAGTTCGTGGTCTCAGGCTCTGGTTAGGATATCCCCATATACTTTCGCCGCCGTTGGGATCGCCATCTCCATTGGCGTCTCTGTTCTCGGCGCGGCCTG GGGAATTTACATCACCGGAAGTAGTTTAATCGGAGCTGCCATCAAGGCTCCTCGTATTACTTCCAAAAATCTCATCAG CGTGATCTTTTGTGAAGCTGTTGCTATCTATGGTGTTATCGTGGCAATTATTCTACAAACAAAACTAGAGAGTGTTCCAGCCTCCCAGATATATGCTCCAGAGTCTCTTAGGGCTGGATATGCAATTTTCGCATCTGGGATTATTGTGGGCTTTGCAAACCTTGTCTGCGG GTTATGCGTGGGAATAATTGGAAGCAGTTGTGCATTGTCCGATGCTCAAAACTCCACACTTTTTGTGAAGATTCTTGTGATCGAGATTTTCGGAAGTGCACTTGGGTTATTTGGGGTCATTGTAGGAATAATCATGTCAGCTCAAGCTACATGGCCAACGAATGcgtaa
- the LOC120004926 gene encoding aurachin C monooxygenase/isomerase, translating into MGWAENPNLGPKRRQHRSDNRQRTKRQPVHIFVNRVSSGNTKEFARKFENEGNTEMEMAEINREKKKPPNKAVIVGGSIAGVSCAHSLTLAGWDVVVLEKSSGPTKGSPTGAGLGLDPLSRRVIESWLGKSAILQDHTSPMEIDQNQATDGEKKVSWVLAIDENFNFRAAHWADLHSLLHKALPQNVVLWGHQYLSFCTSDDKTSVKVKAKVVETNESIEIEGNLLVGADGCLSSIRRSFLPDLKLRYSGYCAWRGVLDFSGLEDSETIVGLRRAYPELGKCLYFDIGSGTHSVLYELLNKRLNWIWYVNQPEPPLKGSSVTMKVSDEMINQMHQEAEKVWVPELVALMKETKEPFLNVIYDCDPLERIVWDNVVVVGDAAHPTTPHCLRSTNMSVIDAAVLGKCLEKWGADNLRSALEEFQSIRLPVTSKQVLHSRKVGRIKQGLTLPHRKPFDPKTASPEDCQELQQKSLPFFASVCSSLTDSTLSSA; encoded by the exons ATGGGTTGGGCCGAAAATCCAAATTTGGGCCCGAAGAGGCGTCAACATCGATCGGACAATAGACAGCGGACAAAGCGACAACCAGTACATATTTTTGTCAATCGTGTTTCGTCCGGCAATACAAAGGAATTTGCACGAAAGTTCGAAAACGAAGGAAATACAGAGATGGAGATGGCGGAGATAAATCGAGAAAAGAAGAAGCCGCCTAATAAAGCAGTGATAGTTGGAGGAAGCATTGCAGGGGTATCATGCGCACACTCGCTGACTTTAGCTGGTTGGGATGTTGTGGTTCTGGAGAAATCATCTGGACCTACAAAAGGAAGCCCAACCGGGGCTGGGCTCGGGCTCGACCCGTTGTCACGGCGAGTCATTGAGTCGTGGCTCGGGAAATCTGCAATTCTCCAAGACCACACTTCGCCTATGGAAATTGATCAG AACCAAGCTACCGATGGAGAAAAAAAGGTGAGTTGGGTACTCGCCATAGATGAAAACTTCAATTTCAGAGCAGCACATTGGGCTGATCTCCATAGCCTTCTACACAAAGCATTGCCACAAAATGTTGTTTTATGGGGTCACCAGTATCTCTCTTTCTGCACTTCCGATGACAAAACCTCTGTCAAAGTTAAGGCCAAAGTGGTAGAGACCAATGAGAGTATTGAAATAGAGGGAAATCTGCTTGTTGGTGCAGATGGTTGTCTCTCATCAATCCGTAGAAGTTTTCTTCCTGACCTGAAATTGAG GTATTCAGGCTACTGTGCTTGGAGAGGGGTTTTAGACTTTTCAGGACTTGAAGATTCAGAAACCATCGTCGGCTTACGAAGAGCGTATCCTGAGTTGGGGAAATGCTTGTACTTTGATATTGGTTCTGGAACTCACAGTGTGCTCTATGAGCTCCTGAACAAAAGACTCAATTGGATTTGGTATGTCAACCAACCTGAGCCTCCACTGAAG GGGAGTTCAGTTACAATGAAAGTAAGTGATGAGATGATCAATCAGATGCACCAGGAAGCAGAGAAGGTTTGGGTTCCTGAGCTGGTGGCCCTTATGAAAGAAACAAAGGAGCCTTTCCTAAATGTCATATACGATTGTGATCCCCTGGAACGGATTGTTTGGGACAATGTGGTCGTAGTTGGAGATGCTGCTCATCCAACAACTCCGCACTGCTTAAGAAGCACAAACATGTCAGTAATAGATGCAGCAGTTCTTGGCAAATGTCTTGAGAAGTGGGGAGCAGACAATCTACGCTCGGCCCTCGAAGAATTCCAATCTATTCGGCTTCCTGTCACTTCAAAGCAAGTCCTGCATTCGCGGAAAGTTGGTCGTATCAAGCAAGGCTTAACTCTTCCTCATCGCAAGCCTTTTGATCCCAAGACAGCATCCCCAGAAGACTGTCAAGAGCTTCAGCAAAAAAGTTTGCCCTTCTTTGCTAGTGTTTGTTCCTCCCTTACTGATTCGACATTATCTTCTGCATGA